The DNA window GGTTTTCCCCGCCATCATCTTGCACGACACGGGCTGGAGCCGTCTGACCCGCGAGGAGCGGTTCGTCATTTTCAGCCCCACGGCAACCCGCGAGGACGAACTGGCCGTGCGCTACCGGCATCAGGACGAGGGCGTGGCCATTGCCCGCGAGATTCTGGGCGAACTGGCGTATCCCGAAGAGTGGACCACCGAAATTCTGGAGATCATTTCCCAGCACGACACCCGCGACCATTTCATCTCCCATAACGAGGGCATGGTGCGCGACGCGGACAAGCTGTGGCGTTTTTCGGACATCGGTTTCGGTGCGGACATCGAACGGTTTGAATTTGAGCCGGATTTTCTGCACGACAGGCTTGTGGGGCAGATTCCCGAACCGTCATTCTTTTATTCCGACATGTCCCGGGAACTGGCTTTGGAAGAACTGGCCGCACGCAAGCAGGAATATGCCGCGCGCATGCCGCTGGGCGGCGCGGAAGAATCCGTTGCCGAGATCATGAAGTAGGTGAATGTTTTTTGGGGAGGGGAGTTTTGAAAAGCTCCCCTCCCCAAACCCCACCCCGCAAACTTTTTAGCGCTGCGGCCAGTGCTGCAAAAGCAGCACTGGCCGCAGTTTTTGGTCTGGGGCTGCAAAACGGATTGGGGCTATTTTTCCGGTGCGGGCAGGTCGAACGGCTCGGGATAGATGAAGCCCACGAACCCGAGCGCAGCCAGAGCCATGCCGTATTTTTTGGTGATGCGCAGCACGGCCACCTCAAAGGTCATGGGCCGCGATTGCGTCAGCCCGCGTATGTCCAGCTCGTGGTTCAGGGACCGCGTGAGTTGCGCACGGGCGTTTTCGCGGGCCTGTTTTTCGCTGATGCCTCCATCCTTATATATGTATTCATACTCGGCAGCGAACCCGCCGATCTCCACGCCCTTGGAATTCTTGGCCCATACGCGGCCCACCCCGGCTGCGACGGTCTGTCCTTTGACGCCGCCAGCCTTGGCCATGATGGTTTCCAGCACCGATCCGTGATGGATGAACGGTTTGACCTTTTCCAGCGGCACCTCGTAGGACTCGGGCGGCAGCACCGAGGTGTAGTAGACCACGTTGAAATTCTCTATGCCCGCGTCCTGCAGGGCGAGATCGTAGGAAAACGTTTCATAGGGATCCGGCTCGATGCCCTGGTCGGACTGGCCGGTTCCGGTGGTGGCGAAATATGCCGTGGGAATGCGCGGTCCGAAGTTTTGCGCCGTGGCCGGTGCGGCCAGCGCAAGGGACAGCGCCATGAGCATGAATCCGAAAAACAGTCTGTTGCGCATGGTAGCCTCGCAGGTTGCGGTTTTCAGGTAAACCGCAGCATAGCGCGCATGTGTCGTGGGGAACAACGTGGTCGCGCCATTTATAAGCGGCGGGAGGATCCCCTAGTTGCGGCGCGCGTCCATGGCCTGATGATACACGGAATACAGGGCGTCCATGGTGGCGGACAGGGTGAACGTGCTCTCGAGCCGTTTTCGCGCCGCTCGCCCGTATTGATCGGCCAGCTTCGGGTTGTCCGCAATGCGGCGTATCGCGTCCGCCAGTGCGGGAACATCGGCGGGCGGAACCACCAGTCCGGTCTGTTCGTGCTGGTTGACCCAGCCCGTGCCCGAGCCGGGGATATCCGTGCTTATCAGCGGCTTGCCGAAGAGCATGGCCTCCAGCAGCACGATGCCGAAGGCTTCGCCCCGGTCCACCGAGGGCAGGCAGAACAGGGTGCAGTCGCGCATGAGCTGCAGCATTGTGTCATGAGAAACGGCTCCGGGCAGCGAGACCCGGCGCTCCAGCCCTCGGGTGCGCACCAGCTCGCGAATGGCCGGCAGGGTTTCCCCGTCTCCGGCCAGCACGAACTGCGCCTGCGTATACCGTTCCGCTGCGCGAACGAGATGTTCGAAGCCCTTGTAGAAGGTGAATCGGCCAAGGGAGAGGACCATGGGCTGCCCTGGTGGTGCCGTTGTTTTTTCGGCATTGTCGGGCATGGAGTAGTTTTCCGGCCGGATGCCCAGCGGAATCACAGTGCATTTGTCGGCAAAGGGGCGCAGGTGCGGGCTGTGTTTCAGATACGGCGGCGATGTGGCGATGATGGCGTCCGCGCGTTTGAGCATGGCCCGTTCAAACAGCGCGTATGCCGGGTAGGCCATGCGCACGAACCGGCTGGTGCTGGCCGCGCCCACGTCCGCCTGCCAGTGGACCACCACCGGGATGTCCGCAGGCAGCAGCATGGTGAAGAGCACGGCCGGGTTGGGCAGGTGCATGTGGATGACATGGGGTCGAAACCTGCGGCACAGGGCAGGCAGCTCGCGAACCATGCCCGGCGCCAGCGGCACGAAAGGAATCTTTGCGCGCACGCACAATCTGGTTACTTCAATGCCGTTGTGTGTTTCCGTGCTTCGGGGTATGCCGGGGGAGCCGTGATGGCAGAGTACATGGACCCGGTGTCCGTCCGCGGCCTGTTGCTCGGCCAGATCACAGGCATACCGTTCCATGCCCCCGCGTTCCGGCGGATAGTATTTGGTTACATGAAGTATGCGCATGGTCGGGTCAACATAGGTCAAGAGCGTGTTTCGTACAAGCGCGCCCAGAGCCGCCAAGGAAAACGACGCATGAAACGATTGCTGGTCAACGCTGTTCCGCTCACCGTGGTGGGAACCGGCATAGCCCGATACCTCGGGGGGCTGTATGGTGCGCTCGAACAAGAGGCCGCCGGGGAATTCGAGGTGTGGTATTTTGACGGGAGCACGGTTTCGCGAACCATGCCCGCTCCGGGCGTGCCCGGCATGCGCGAGCGCATCGGCCGCATCCTGTGGCGCATGCCATGGCCCGTGGCATATGGGGCTCGCCTGCTGGACCATGCGCGCATGGAAGCCGCATTCACCCGTGCGGCGCAAAATTTCGACTGCTATCACGAGGCCGGGTATTTTCCGTTGAACACGGGGCAGAGCATGCGCACCGTGCTGACCATTCACGACATGTCACTCATGCGCCATCCCGAGTGGCATCCGCGAGAACGCGTGGAATACTGGAAGCGCCGGTTTTTCGACCGCCTTGACCGCGTCGATCATATCCTTGCCATATCCCGATTCACCCGTGATGAAATCGTGGACCTTTTGGATTTTCCCGAAGAACGCATTACGGTCACCCCCCTTGGCGTGGATCACAATACATTCAATATGAACGACGATGCTGAAGCCGACCATGAGTTGAACAAACTCGGCGTGCCCGAGGATTTCGTGCTCTTTGTGGGCAGCGGCGACCCGCGCAAGAATCTGGACGTGGCGCGGAGCGCCGTGGGCCGGGTGCAGCATCAAATGCCGCTGGTGGCCGTGGGCTGGAGCGGCTGGGAGCCCGGGACAGGCGGTGTGCTGGGGCTGGGTTATGTTTCGGACAGACTGCTGGCCCAGCTGTATCGCCGGGCGTCCGTGTTTGTCATGCCCAGTTCGTATGAGGGATTCGGCCTGCCTGTGGTGGAGGCCATGGCCTGCGGATGCCCCACGCTGGTGGCCGATGCAGGGAGCCTGAGCGAAGTGGGCGGCGATGGCGTGCATGTTTTCGGCGAGGCGCAAAATGTGGGCGCATTGGCCGAAAGTATAGAGCAGACGATGGGTTCTAAGACGTTCATGGATGCACTGCGTAAAAAAGGGGTGCAGAGGGCGAAATCCTTTGATTGGCCGAGCTGCGCGCGTTTGAGCCTGCAAAGATTTCGATGAGCCTCAACCCCATCGAAATGCAGTACAAAGTGAAAAAAAATATTGACATTGGATAAATTGGGCGTAATCTGTCGGGGAAATCGTATGAAATTGAGAAGTGTCAGACGATTTTTCATGTGGGTTGAGGGATTAGAAGGAAGTTTTTGAAGGATCGAAAGAAGAAGGAAGGAAGGATGAAAAAATTTCTCGCAGCAGTGGCGGTTCTGGCCGTCCTGAGTTTTGCGGCAACAGCCATGGCTGAAAACAATGGTCAGAAAGTTGCCAACAACGACATTGTTCGCGCCACTTCGAACGTGGCTGCCAGCATGGTCCAGTCCCGCGTGGCCAACATCGTGGCTCCCAAGCCGCTCGGTCTCAGGGCCAGCAACTCCGTGGATGCCAACGGCAACTTCAACTTTGCCGCCAACGCCAACGAGTTGGGCATTTCCTCCGGTGATGCCGGTTACGACTTCGGCCTCTGGGGCATGGGTCAGTACACCACGTTTGAAAGCACCGCGTCCGGTGCCAAGTACGATGCCGACATGTACAACATCATGATCGGTTTCGACTGGCGCGCCACTCCCGAATTCCTGATCGGTGTTGCCGCCGGCTGGGGTTCCCTGGACCTCGACAAGAAAGACTGGAGCGGCGGTACTGACGACGGCAAGCTCTCCACCGACGACGAGTGGACCATCATGCCGTACATGGCTTACAACATCACCGACACCTGGATTCTGGACGGTGCGTTCGCCTACACCTCTTCCGAGTACAAGGACGACGACGGAACCGATTCCGCTCATTACGATTCCGACCGCTACCTGACCAACATCGGTATCTCCAAGTACTACCTGTATGATGCTTGGACCTTCAGCGGTCGCTTGGGTTACATGTATGTGCATGGCGACCTGAGCTCCTACTCCCGCGGTGCTGCCGACATCAACCAGACCGACAGCTATCTCGGCCAGTTGAGCCTGGAAGCCAAGGCTGCCTACTTTGTCGACGGCTGGGAACCTTACGCCGCTCTGAAGTACTTCTACGACACCACCGTTTCCGACATCCCGGTCAACTCCGACTACGACGAGTTTGAAGGTGTGCTGGGCGTGAAGTGGTATGCTTCCGATCAGTGGAGCCTGAACCTTGAAGGCGGCGCCACCATGGGCCGTGACAAGTACGAGGCTTACCGCGGTCAGGCTTCCGTCCGCTACGAGTTCTAGAATCAGCCTCACAAGTGAAGATAAAGCAGGCGGCGTAAGCCGCCTGCTTTTTTTTGTGCGACATCACGGACTTCCCCGTGGTGCGTTGACGGACCTGCATTCGCCCTTGTTTGCGGAAGCGTGAATTTACGGGGGATTCATTGACCGAAAGCCACAAATCAACTATCCCTGCATCCATGAAGACAGCCGTCATCATTCCGGCATTGAACGAATCCGGGACTGTTGCCCGTGTGGTGTCCGAGGCGATTGAGGTCATAGGACACCATGTTTTCGTCGTGGATGATGCCAGCAGCGACGATACGGCGGCAACGGCGCGTGCTGCCGGTGCCACGGTCCTTTGCATGCCCTACGGGAGCGGCGCATGGAATTCCATTCAGGCCGGAATCATGTTTTGCATGCAGCGCGGCTACCAGCGCTTCGTGACCATGGATGCCGACGGCCAGCACATGGCGCAATCCATTCGCGTTATTTCCGATTGCGCTGAAGCGACCCGGGCCAATGTGGTTCTGGGCAGCTATCCGGAGCGCGGCAGCCGGGGGCGCAGGCTGGTTTGGCGGATGTTCAACCGCATCAGCGGGCTCGGGCTCAGGGACATGACAACCGGTTTGAAATGCTATGATCGTGATGCCGCCGGATACCTGTTGTCGAGCGAAACCGCGTTGCTGGACTATCAGGATGTAGGGACGCTGCTGGTGTTGCGACGCCGGGGGATGAGCATTCGTGAAGTCCCGGTGGTCATGTGCATGCGGGAGGATGGTTGTTCGCGCGTGTTCAGTTCGTGGCTTGCCGTTTTCGAATACATGCTCAAAAGCATGCTTTGGATTTTGAGCGACAAGATCATGTCCGGCACCGATAATGATCACAGCTGGGAGACGTATCATGACGTATAGGACCACGGCACTGATTATAGCCGTTTGTTTCGTGGCGGTGATCATCGCCCTTGTGCGGCGGCAACGTCTGAATGTGCTGTATACCTATTGGTGGACATTTTCCGCGGCAGCCATTCTGGCCCTCGGGATTTTTCCGCAGATGCTGGATCATGTCGGAAGATTTCTTGGAATCTCCTATCCGCCTATTTTGGCCATTGTGGTCGGGTTATGCATGCTTTTCGTCAAGGTGCTGACCATGGACATCGAACGAACCAGGCAGGAAAAACAGATCCGGATTCTTGCCCAGCG is part of the Pseudodesulfovibrio senegalensis genome and encodes:
- a CDS encoding DUF2304 domain-containing protein; the protein is MTYRTTALIIAVCFVAVIIALVRRQRLNVLYTYWWTFSAAAILALGIFPQMLDHVGRFLGISYPPILAIVVGLCMLFVKVLTMDIERTRQEKQIRILAQRMAAYEARLDAMARE
- a CDS encoding phosphohydrolase, whose translation is MNTIYDQIWEAALPFQDKRDDAGHAAVTYGFAQKLVSLAGGDPQVVFPAIILHDTGWSRLTREERFVIFSPTATREDELAVRYRHQDEGVAIAREILGELAYPEEWTTEILEIISQHDTRDHFISHNEGMVRDADKLWRFSDIGFGADIERFEFEPDFLHDRLVGQIPEPSFFYSDMSRELALEELAARKQEYAARMPLGGAEESVAEIMK
- a CDS encoding glycosyltransferase, translated to MRILHVTKYYPPERGGMERYACDLAEQQAADGHRVHVLCHHGSPGIPRSTETHNGIEVTRLCVRAKIPFVPLAPGMVRELPALCRRFRPHVIHMHLPNPAVLFTMLLPADIPVVVHWQADVGAASTSRFVRMAYPAYALFERAMLKRADAIIATSPPYLKHSPHLRPFADKCTVIPLGIRPENYSMPDNAEKTTAPPGQPMVLSLGRFTFYKGFEHLVRAAERYTQAQFVLAGDGETLPAIRELVRTRGLERRVSLPGAVSHDTMLQLMRDCTLFCLPSVDRGEAFGIVLLEAMLFGKPLISTDIPGSGTGWVNQHEQTGLVVPPADVPALADAIRRIADNPKLADQYGRAARKRLESTFTLSATMDALYSVYHQAMDARRN
- a CDS encoding autotransporter outer membrane beta-barrel domain-containing protein — encoded protein: MKKFLAAVAVLAVLSFAATAMAENNGQKVANNDIVRATSNVAASMVQSRVANIVAPKPLGLRASNSVDANGNFNFAANANELGISSGDAGYDFGLWGMGQYTTFESTASGAKYDADMYNIMIGFDWRATPEFLIGVAAGWGSLDLDKKDWSGGTDDGKLSTDDEWTIMPYMAYNITDTWILDGAFAYTSSEYKDDDGTDSAHYDSDRYLTNIGISKYYLYDAWTFSGRLGYMYVHGDLSSYSRGAADINQTDSYLGQLSLEAKAAYFVDGWEPYAALKYFYDTTVSDIPVNSDYDEFEGVLGVKWYASDQWSLNLEGGATMGRDKYEAYRGQASVRYEF
- a CDS encoding glycosyltransferase family 2 protein — encoded protein: MTESHKSTIPASMKTAVIIPALNESGTVARVVSEAIEVIGHHVFVVDDASSDDTAATARAAGATVLCMPYGSGAWNSIQAGIMFCMQRGYQRFVTMDADGQHMAQSIRVISDCAEATRANVVLGSYPERGSRGRRLVWRMFNRISGLGLRDMTTGLKCYDRDAAGYLLSSETALLDYQDVGTLLVLRRRGMSIREVPVVMCMREDGCSRVFSSWLAVFEYMLKSMLWILSDKIMSGTDNDHSWETYHDV
- a CDS encoding pyruvoyl-dependent arginine decarboxylase; this encodes MRNRLFFGFMLMALSLALAAPATAQNFGPRIPTAYFATTGTGQSDQGIEPDPYETFSYDLALQDAGIENFNVVYYTSVLPPESYEVPLEKVKPFIHHGSVLETIMAKAGGVKGQTVAAGVGRVWAKNSKGVEIGGFAAEYEYIYKDGGISEKQARENARAQLTRSLNHELDIRGLTQSRPMTFEVAVLRITKKYGMALAALGFVGFIYPEPFDLPAPEK
- a CDS encoding glycosyltransferase family 4 protein is translated as MKRLLVNAVPLTVVGTGIARYLGGLYGALEQEAAGEFEVWYFDGSTVSRTMPAPGVPGMRERIGRILWRMPWPVAYGARLLDHARMEAAFTRAAQNFDCYHEAGYFPLNTGQSMRTVLTIHDMSLMRHPEWHPRERVEYWKRRFFDRLDRVDHILAISRFTRDEIVDLLDFPEERITVTPLGVDHNTFNMNDDAEADHELNKLGVPEDFVLFVGSGDPRKNLDVARSAVGRVQHQMPLVAVGWSGWEPGTGGVLGLGYVSDRLLAQLYRRASVFVMPSSYEGFGLPVVEAMACGCPTLVADAGSLSEVGGDGVHVFGEAQNVGALAESIEQTMGSKTFMDALRKKGVQRAKSFDWPSCARLSLQRFR